A single genomic interval of Astyanax mexicanus isolate ESR-SI-001 chromosome 4, AstMex3_surface, whole genome shotgun sequence harbors:
- the LOC125801541 gene encoding putative uncharacterized protein DDB_G0290521: MFVPVSLPVLVPVSVFVPIPVPGGFPVPVPVTVFVSVPVHVIVPVSLPSLIQSQFPATVQSVFQPPVQSPFLSSVQPSVPSKPPVQSLVQSLSSVQSQPSVQCKPRVQSFVKSLSPVQSQSPVQSFVQSEPPVQSQSPFPVQSPSPVLSPVQSQSPVRSFVQSLPPVQSFVQSLFPLSRRLW; the protein is encoded by the exons atgtttgttcccgtgtctctccctgtcctggtcccggtgtctgtgtttgttcccattcctgtccccggtggttttcctgttcccgtccctgtcactgtgtttgtgtccgtccctgtccatgtaATTGTCCCAGTTTCCCTGCCCAGTCTTatccagtcccagttcccggccactgtccagtctgtgtttcaaccccctgtccagtctccattcctGTCTAGTGTCCAACCCTCTGTCCCGTCTAAGCCCCCTGTACAGTCTTTGGTCCAGTCCttgtcctctgtccagtctcagccctctgtccagtgtaagccccgtgtccagtcttttgtcaagtccttgtcccctgtccagtctcagtccccagtccagtcgtttgttcagtctgagccccctgtccagtcccagtctccgttccctgtccagtctccgtctcctgttctgtcccctgtccagtctcagtcccctgttag gtcgtttgttcagtctctgccccctgtccagtcttttgtccagtccctgttccctctctctcggcgcctctggtag